The segment CCTACAAGGTGGCCGGTTTCAACCTGAACACGGCCGACGCCTGGGCCGCGGGGGAAGGCAACCTGGGCGGCATCTGGCCCACCGTCTGGCACCACGAGCTCAAGACCCCGGGTTCGCAGGCCTTCGTGGCCAACTTCACCAAGAAATACGGTCGTATCCCCGAGAACCATGCCTGGATCGAGTACGTCTCGCTCAAGATGATGGCCCAGGCCATGACGGCCACCAAGTCCACCGACACCGAGAAGCTGATCGCCTACTTCGAGTCGGAGGCGCAGTTCGACATCCTGAAGGCGCGCAAGGCCTACTTCCGCAGCTGGGACCACCAGCTGATGCAGGAAGCCTATCCCTTCACCGTCAAGCCCAAGGGCCAGGCGAAGAACAAGCAGGACTTCCTGCTCTTCGGCGAAGCCGTGCCGGCAGCCAACCAGCCGCTGGATTCGCTGGCCCCCCCGAAAGCGGAGAGCGCCTGCAAGATGTAAGCGAGGCTTGAGCTGAGCGAGCCGGCACCGCACCCTGGGTGCCGGCGCTTTTTTCACTCTCCCGGATACCCATGGAAATCGTCTTTTTGCTCGAGCAGGTCGTCAACGGCCTGGTGCTCGGCGGTTATTACCTGCTGCTGGCCCTGGGCCTGTCGCTGATCTTCAGCGTGGGCGGCATCGTCAACCTGGCGCACGGCGCCTTCTACGCGCTGGGCGCCTACCTCTCGCTGGAAGTCATCAAACACGCCGGCTTCACCGGCAGCATCTTCATCACGCCGGTGCTGGTGGGCCTGCTGGGCATCCTGTTCGAACGTTACCTGCTGCGCCGTTTCTACACGGCCGACCCCATCCTCAGCCTGCTGGTGACCTTCGGCCTGGCCATGGTGGCCGAGCAGGCGCTGCGCATGGCCTGGGGCTCGGCCCCGCTGGCCTCCACCATGCCGCCCGAGTTCAAGGGCCAGCTCATCATGGGCGACATGATGTTCTCGCGCTACCGGCTTTTCATCCTGGGCGTGGTGACCGTCGTGATGGCCGGCATCTGGCTGCTGTTGCACAAGACGTCCTTTGGTCGCGTGGTGCGCGCCGGCGTGCAGAAACCCGACATGGTGGCCGTGCTGGGCATCAGGCTGCAGCCCTATATGACGGCCATCGTCATGCTGGGCGTGGCCACGGCGGCGCTGGGCGGCGTGTTGTTCGGCCCCATCACCATCGTGCACCCGGCCATGGGCACCGAGATCATGACGGTGGCTTTCGTGGTGGTGGTGATCGGCGGCCTGGGCAGTTTCTGGGGCGTGGTGCTGGCAGCGTTGCTGGTGGGTGTGGTGCGCGGCGTGACCATCCATTTCCAGCCGGCGGCGGGTGAAGCCTCCATGTACGTGCTGATGTTCCTGGTGCTGATGTTCCGTCCGCGCGGCCTGCTGGGTGAGCGCATCGAGCGCTTCGAGTGAGAGTGAGAACAAGAAGAATGACTGACTTGCTGAATTCCAAATACCGGCCGCTTTGGGTAGCCTTGGCCGCTCTGGTGCTGCTGCCCCTCGTGTTCCAGGCCATCGGCCTGACGCTGGACGCTGCCACCGTGGTGGTGATCCTGGCCATGGCGGCCATGGGCCTGAACCTGCTGGTGGGCACCACCGGCCTGGTGTCTTTCGGCCACAGCGCCTGGTTCGGCATCGGCGGGTATGCCGCCGCGCTGGCCCAGCTGCACTGGTTCAAGGACCAGATCGTGCTGCCCTTTGCCTTCTCCATCCTGTTCACGGCCAGCCTGTCGCTGCTGGTGGGTTTTCTCATCCTGCGCCGGCGCGGGGTCTATTTCTCGCTGCTGACGCTGGCGCTGACCGCGCTGACCTTTGCCATCGCCTTCCGCTGGACCTGCCTGACCGGCGGCGAGGGCGGCCTGGGCGGCATCGAGCGCGGGGGTTGGGCCGTGCTCAACCTGGACAGCCACCTGGTCTATTACGTGCTGGTGGCCCTGACCGGTTTTGCTGTGCTCTACGCCCTGCTGCGCGTGACCCGCTCGCCTTTCGGCCATGTGCTGGTAGCCATCCGCGAGAACGAGCAGCGCGCCACCTTCCAGGGCTACAACGTCGATCGCTACAAGCTGCTGGCCTTCGTGATCTCGGCCACGGTGACCGGCCTGGCCGGCGCGCTGATGGTCTTCCTGCACCGCCTGGCGGCGGCCGAGTCCACCACGGTGGCCTTCTCGGGTGAGCTGCTGGCCATGGTGGTGATCGGCGGCATGCGCAGCTTCCTGGGCCCGGCCCTGGGCGCGCTGTTTTTCCTGCTGTTCCGCGAGCTGTTCTCGATCTACACCGACAACTGGCTGCTGTACTTCGGCCTGATCTTCGTCGCCTTCATCATCTTCTCGCCCGCGGGCCTGACCGGCATCTGGGCCCAGCTGCAACGGCGCTGGCGTCCCGCACCCGAGGACGGCGCCGCCATGAGCAAGCGCCAGATCTTCGAAGGCCTGCCCCTGCCCGAGTTCCTGCGCCCCAAGCGCGTGGAAGGCGCCGTGCTGGAGGCACAGGGCATCAGCAAACGTTTCGGCGGCATCCAGGCCGTGCGCGAGAACAGCCTCACGGTGGAGGCCGGGCAGATCCACGCCCTGATCGGCCCCAATGGCGCGGGCAAGACGACGACCTTCAACCTGATCTCGGGCATGTTCATGGCCGACACCGGCACGGTGCGCCTGCATGGGCATGAGATCCAGTTCCTGGCGCCGGACCGCATCTGCCAGCAGGGCCTGGCGCGTTCCTTCCAGATCACCAACCTGTTCAAGGGCCTGAGCATCTACGAGAACCTGCGCCTCTCGCTGCAGGCGCGGCACGCAGCCCGCTTCAACGTCTGGCGCGACATCGACAGCTACCCTGAGGTCCACACCGAGACCGCCGAACTCATGAAGTTCCTGGGCCTGCAGGGCATGGAGCAGGTGGGCGGCGGCGACCTGTCCTACGGTGGCCAGCGCCTGGTCGATCTGGGCATTGCCCTGGGCTCCAAGCCCCAGGTGCTGCTGCTGGACGAACCGCTGGCCGGCCTGGCCGCGGCCGAGCGCGAGCGTGTCTCCAATCTGGTCAAGACCATCGCCAGCAACATCCCGGTGTTGATCGTCGAGCACGACATCGACCGGGTGCTGTCCTTCTCGCACCGCGTGACGGTGATGAACCAGGGCGAGGTGCTGATGAGCGGCACGCCCGAGGAGGTGCGTTGCGACCGGCGCGTGCAGGAGATCTACACCGGCACCGGCACGCCACCGGTCACGGGCCGCACCGGCGTGGCCACGGGGGACCGCCCCCTGGTGCTGGACTTCGACAAGGTCAACGCCTACTACGGCAAGAGCCACATCCTCAACGATGCCAGCCTGCAGGTGCGCGAGGGCGAGATCGTGGCCCTGCTGGGCCGCAATGGCGCGGGCAAGTCCACGCTGTTGAAAAGCCTGGTGGGCCTGCTGCCGCCGGCCAGCGGCCGTGTGGCTTTCAACGGCCGCGAGATCGCCGGCCTGAGCGCGCCCGATATTGCGCGCTTGGGGCTAGGCTACGTGCCGCAGGGCCGCGGCCTGTTTGCCGGCATGACCGTGCGCGAGAACCTGTCGCTGGGCCGGCTGGCCCGCCCCACCGATGGCAGCACCGGCGTGGTCTGGGACGAGGCGCAGATCCTGGCCTACTTTCCGCGCCTGAAGGAACGTTTGGACGTGGCGGCCGACTACCTCTCGGGCGGCGAGCAGCAGATGGTGGCGGTGGCGCGCGCCCTCTCGGGCAATGTCAAGCTGCTGCTGCTGGACGAGCCCTTCGAAGGGCTGGCGCCCACCGTGGTGCAGGAGCTGTTCACCGTGTTCGACCAGCTGCGCCAGCATGTCTCCATCGTCATCGTCGAACACAACCTGGACCTGGTGCTGGCCCTGGCCGACCGCGCCTATGCGCTGGAGCGCGGTGCCGTCTTTCATGAAGGCCCGGCCGCACCCTTGCTGAACGACCTCGACTACCGTAAAAAGATTCTGTGGCTGTGAGACACACACGGCAGACCACGGACACCCCACCCTCGCCTTGACTGGATACACCATGAAACCCAAACAAGACCTCCGGCTCCTCGTGGAGAAGATGGCCAACATGCCCTGGAAGGAATACCCGGGCCATTTCGGCGGCGCCCTCTCCAAGGAACTGGCAGGCCCCACGACCACCGGCAGTTCGCGCGTGGACTTCCGCATCTCGCGCTACGCGCCCATGGCCTATGTGCAGGAGCACGTGCACAAGGTGCAGGAGCAGGTCTATTACGTGCTCGAAGGCGAGGGCATTCTCACGCTGGACGATGCCAAACACCTGATGCGTCCGCACGACTACGTCTACGTGCCGCCCGGCATCCGCCACAGCTTCACCAACACCGGCACCGATGGCCTGGTGTTCCTGGTGATCACCACGCCGGCCGACGACGAAGAGGAGATGCGCTGATGGACCGCAAGGTATCTGCCGTGATCGACACGGCCACGTCCGCCGCTCCGGCTGTCTACGGCCTGCTGGTCAACGGCCAGTGGGTCGCCGGCACGGGCCCGCGCGTCGCCGTGCGCGACAAGTACACGCTGCAGCCCTGTGCCACCCTCACCACCGCCGATGCGGCGCAGGTAAGACTGGCCGTGGAGGTGGCGCATGCCGCCTTCCGTCAGGGCGCGCCCGTGGCCTACGAGCGCGGTGTGGTGCTGGACCGTGCCGCCCAGCTGCTGGAGGCGCGCAGCGAGGAGTTCGTGCGCGCCATGCAGCTGGAAGCCGGTTTCACCCAGAGCGACGCGATGGGCGAGGTGCGCCGCTGCCTGCAGACGCTGCGGCTCTCGGCCGAAGAGGCGCGCCGCCTGGCCGGTGACGTGATCCCGCTGGCCGGTGCGCCTGGTGCAGCCGGCCGCATCGGCTTTACCCTGCGTGTGCCCCTGGGCGTGGTGGCCGCCATCACACCTTTCAACTCGCCGCTCAACACGGTGACACACAAGGTGGCGCCGGCTTTTGCCGCCGGCAATGCCGTCATCCTCAAGCCTTCGTCCTTCACGCCCATCACGGCCTGCCTGCTGGCCGAGGTGCTGCTGGACGCCGGGATCCCTAAGGGTTTCCTCAGCGTGCTGCACGGCAGCGCCGAGGTGGTGCAGGCCTTGCAGGCCGACGAGCGCGTGCGCTTCTTTGCCTTCACCGGTAGCACCGAGGTGGGCCGCAAGATCCAGCAGGCTGCCGGCCTGCGCCGCACGCAGATGGAGCTGGGTTCGATCGCCTGCACCATCGTCTGTGACGACGCCAAACTCGACGCGGCCCTGCCCAAGATCGTCAATGCCGGTTACCGCAAGGCCGGCCAGGTCTGCACCTCGGTGCAGCTGCTGCTGGTGCACGAATCGCTGCTCACCGAGGTGGAGACGCGTCTGGCCACGATGGTGCAGGAGCTGAGCTGCGGTGATCCGCAGGACAGCAAGACTTTTGTCGGTCCCGTCATCAGCGAAGACAACGCCATCCGCATCGAGAGCTGGATCAATGAGGCCGTGGCCTCGGGTGCCAAGCTGCTGGCCGGCGGCCCAAGACTGGGCGCCGTGGTGCCACCCACGCTGTTGACCAACATCAGCGATGCCATGAAGGTAGGCTGCAGCGAGATCTTCGGTCCCGTGGTCTGCATCGTGCCCTTCAAGACCCTGGCGCAAGCCATCGCGCGTGTGAACGCCACGCCCTTCGGCCTCGCCACCGGCCTGTTCACCAACCGCCTGGGCGATGCGCTGGCCGCGGCGCAGCAACTGGAGGTGGGCGGCGTGCACGTCAACGAGACCTCGAGCTCGCGCGTGGACCTCATGCCTTACGGCGGCTCCAAAGACAGCGGCTTCGGCCGCGAAGGCCCGCATTACGCGGTCCATGAAATGACCGAAGAGCGTATCGTGACATTCACGACGGTCTGATACCTGATACCCGAGATTAGAAAGAACTGAACATGGCCAAGATGAAAGGTGGCGAACTGATCGCCCAATACCTGGTCCAGGAAAAAGTGCCGTACATCTTCGGCATCTGCGGCCACGGCAATGTCGGCATCCTCGACGCCCTGTACGACGTGAAGGACGAGCTCAAGCTCATCTCGCCGCGCCACGAGCAGTGCGCCGGCCACATGGCCGACGCCTACTTCCGCGTCAAGCACAAGCCGGTGGCCACGCTGACCTCCACCGGCCCCGGCTCGGCGAACATGGTGATGTCCTGCGCCACGGCGCTGTCGGATTCGTCCGCCTTCATGTGCATCACCTCCAACGTGCCGACCTCCCAGCACAACCGGGCGCCCTTCCAGGAGCTGTACAAGCACAACCAGGCCGACTTCGCCCAGGTGATGCGCCCGGTGGTCAAGCGCGCTTTCCAGCCCACGCGGGTGGACATGCTGCCCCTGGCCCTGCGCCAGGCCATGGACACCATGGTCACGGGCCGTCCCGGCCCGGTAAACCTGGACATTCCCTACAACGTCTACCAGGAAGAGGCGGATGTGGAACTGCCGCCGCCCTCGCATATCCACCGCACACACCGCCCGGGCGCCAATGACCTGGACGTGGCCACCACGCTGGATCTGCTGGCCGCCGCACGCGAGCCCGTGCTCTTCATCGGCCACGGCGCGACGCTGTCCGAAGCCGGCCCCGAGATCACCGAGCTGGCCGAGAAGCTGGGCATCCCGGTCATCACCTCGCCCAATGGCATGGGCGCGATCCGCGGCGACCACCCGCTGGCGCTGGGTTTCATCGGCCGCAACGGCGCCTACCCCGCCAACGAGGCCGGCCGCCGCGCCGACCTGGTGATCACGCTGGGCACACGCTTCGACGACCGCAGCTCCTCCAGCTGGTTCGAAGGTTATTCCTGGAACTTCCCCAAGACGAAACTGGTGCACGTGGACATCGACCCGCAGGAGCTGGGCCGCAACTACGCGCCGGACCTCGGCGTGATCGCCGACGTGAAGGTCTTCGCGCGCCAGCTGCTCAATGCGATCCCGGCTCGCAAGGAGATCAGCGCCACGCGTTATGCGCCCTGGCTGGCCCAGGTGCAGGGCTGGCAGGCCCAGTGGGAAGCTTTTGTGCGCCCGCACTTCGGCGACTCCACCAGCCCGCTGCGCCCCGAGTTCGTCGTGGGCACGTTGCAGAAGGTCTTGCCCGACGACGTGATCCTCGCGCTGGACTCCGGCGTGCACCACAACTGGTTCATGCAGTTCTGGCAGGCGAAAAGGCCGCAGAGCATGCTCAACAGCTGGGGTTACTCCAGCATGGGCTTCGGTGTCTGCGGTGTCATGGGTGCCGCGCTGGCCGCGCCCGACCGGCCCTGCGTGGCCGTGGTCGGTGACGGTGGTTTCACCATGGCGCCCTATGTGCTGTGCACGGCGGTGGAATACAAGCTGCCTGTGGTCTGGATCATCTGGAACAACTTCGCCTGGGGCGCCATCCGCGACCTGCAGTACGGCTTGTTCGACGGCCGCGAGATCGGCACGGCTTTCTACCACGGTGAAACCGGCGCGCGCTACAACCCCGACTTCGCCGCCTGGGCCCGCGCCTGCGGCGCCGACGGCTACACCGTCACCCGCCCGCAGGACCTGGGCACCACGGTGCAACAGGCGCTGAAGAACAAACGTCCCTGCGTGATCGATGTGCACGTGGACGCCGAGGTGCGACCGCCATCGACGGGCACCTGGCAGCTGCCCCCCATCCCCTACAAGGAACCCATTTACGGCAAGCCGTATAAGGCATGACCCCCCTGAGCCGGCCTGCGGCCGTCTTCCCCCCAGGGGGACGCCACCAGCGGCCCGGCAAAGCCGGTTCCGCGGTGGCCCGCGACAAGACATTTTGATAACTGATTGATTGGAGATTCCATGAGCAAGAAGATCGCCCTCGTTTTCGGCGGCACACGCGGCATCGGCGCGGCCTCTGTGCAGAAACTGGCCGAGAGCGGCTACGACGTGGCCTACACCTACGTCAGCAGCGCGCCCAATGTACCGGCCAGGATCGGCAGCGCCACGACCAAGGGCTACCAGGTCGACATCCGCGAACCGGCCCAGGTGGCCCAGGTGTTTGCCGACGTGGCCAGGGACTTCGGCAGCATGCCGCACTGCGTGGTGGCCAACGCCGGCATCAACGTGCCGATGGGGCCGCTGGCCGCTTTCGATCCGGAGAACTTCCGCAAGCTGGTGGAAGTGAACATCGTCGGGGCCTTCAACGTGCTGAGTGCTGCGGCGAAGAACGTGGTGGACGGCGGCAACATCATCGGCCT is part of the Rhodoferax sp. BAB1 genome and harbors:
- a CDS encoding thiamine pyrophosphate-binding protein; this translates as MAKMKGGELIAQYLVQEKVPYIFGICGHGNVGILDALYDVKDELKLISPRHEQCAGHMADAYFRVKHKPVATLTSTGPGSANMVMSCATALSDSSAFMCITSNVPTSQHNRAPFQELYKHNQADFAQVMRPVVKRAFQPTRVDMLPLALRQAMDTMVTGRPGPVNLDIPYNVYQEEADVELPPPSHIHRTHRPGANDLDVATTLDLLAAAREPVLFIGHGATLSEAGPEITELAEKLGIPVITSPNGMGAIRGDHPLALGFIGRNGAYPANEAGRRADLVITLGTRFDDRSSSSWFEGYSWNFPKTKLVHVDIDPQELGRNYAPDLGVIADVKVFARQLLNAIPARKEISATRYAPWLAQVQGWQAQWEAFVRPHFGDSTSPLRPEFVVGTLQKVLPDDVILALDSGVHHNWFMQFWQAKRPQSMLNSWGYSSMGFGVCGVMGAALAAPDRPCVAVVGDGGFTMAPYVLCTAVEYKLPVVWIIWNNFAWGAIRDLQYGLFDGREIGTAFYHGETGARYNPDFAAWARACGADGYTVTRPQDLGTTVQQALKNKRPCVIDVHVDAEVRPPSTGTWQLPPIPYKEPIYGKPYKA
- a CDS encoding ATP-binding cassette domain-containing protein — its product is MNSKYRPLWVALAALVLLPLVFQAIGLTLDAATVVVILAMAAMGLNLLVGTTGLVSFGHSAWFGIGGYAAALAQLHWFKDQIVLPFAFSILFTASLSLLVGFLILRRRGVYFSLLTLALTALTFAIAFRWTCLTGGEGGLGGIERGGWAVLNLDSHLVYYVLVALTGFAVLYALLRVTRSPFGHVLVAIRENEQRATFQGYNVDRYKLLAFVISATVTGLAGALMVFLHRLAAAESTTVAFSGELLAMVVIGGMRSFLGPALGALFFLLFRELFSIYTDNWLLYFGLIFVAFIIFSPAGLTGIWAQLQRRWRPAPEDGAAMSKRQIFEGLPLPEFLRPKRVEGAVLEAQGISKRFGGIQAVRENSLTVEAGQIHALIGPNGAGKTTTFNLISGMFMADTGTVRLHGHEIQFLAPDRICQQGLARSFQITNLFKGLSIYENLRLSLQARHAARFNVWRDIDSYPEVHTETAELMKFLGLQGMEQVGGGDLSYGGQRLVDLGIALGSKPQVLLLDEPLAGLAAAERERVSNLVKTIASNIPVLIVEHDIDRVLSFSHRVTVMNQGEVLMSGTPEEVRCDRRVQEIYTGTGTPPVTGRTGVATGDRPLVLDFDKVNAYYGKSHILNDASLQVREGEIVALLGRNGAGKSTLLKSLVGLLPPASGRVAFNGREIAGLSAPDIARLGLGYVPQGRGLFAGMTVRENLSLGRLARPTDGSTGVVWDEAQILAYFPRLKERLDVAADYLSGGEQQMVAVARALSGNVKLLLLDEPFEGLAPTVVQELFTVFDQLRQHVSIVIVEHNLDLVLALADRAYALERGAVFHEGPAAPLLNDLDYRKKILWL
- a CDS encoding cupin domain-containing protein, encoding MKPKQDLRLLVEKMANMPWKEYPGHFGGALSKELAGPTTTGSSRVDFRISRYAPMAYVQEHVHKVQEQVYYVLEGEGILTLDDAKHLMRPHDYVYVPPGIRHSFTNTGTDGLVFLVITTPADDEEEMR
- a CDS encoding branched-chain amino acid ABC transporter permease; translation: MEIVFLLEQVVNGLVLGGYYLLLALGLSLIFSVGGIVNLAHGAFYALGAYLSLEVIKHAGFTGSIFITPVLVGLLGILFERYLLRRFYTADPILSLLVTFGLAMVAEQALRMAWGSAPLASTMPPEFKGQLIMGDMMFSRYRLFILGVVTVVMAGIWLLLHKTSFGRVVRAGVQKPDMVAVLGIRLQPYMTAIVMLGVATAALGGVLFGPITIVHPAMGTEIMTVAFVVVVIGGLGSFWGVVLAALLVGVVRGVTIHFQPAAGEASMYVLMFLVLMFRPRGLLGERIERFE
- a CDS encoding aldehyde dehydrogenase family protein; translated protein: MDRKVSAVIDTATSAAPAVYGLLVNGQWVAGTGPRVAVRDKYTLQPCATLTTADAAQVRLAVEVAHAAFRQGAPVAYERGVVLDRAAQLLEARSEEFVRAMQLEAGFTQSDAMGEVRRCLQTLRLSAEEARRLAGDVIPLAGAPGAAGRIGFTLRVPLGVVAAITPFNSPLNTVTHKVAPAFAAGNAVILKPSSFTPITACLLAEVLLDAGIPKGFLSVLHGSAEVVQALQADERVRFFAFTGSTEVGRKIQQAAGLRRTQMELGSIACTIVCDDAKLDAALPKIVNAGYRKAGQVCTSVQLLLVHESLLTEVETRLATMVQELSCGDPQDSKTFVGPVISEDNAIRIESWINEAVASGAKLLAGGPRLGAVVPPTLLTNISDAMKVGCSEIFGPVVCIVPFKTLAQAIARVNATPFGLATGLFTNRLGDALAAAQQLEVGGVHVNETSSSRVDLMPYGGSKDSGFGREGPHYAVHEMTEERIVTFTTV
- a CDS encoding SDR family oxidoreductase gives rise to the protein MSKKIALVFGGTRGIGAASVQKLAESGYDVAYTYVSSAPNVPARIGSATTKGYQVDIREPAQVAQVFADVARDFGSMPHCVVANAGINVPMGPLAAFDPENFRKLVEVNIVGAFNVLSAAAKNVVDGGNIIGLTTSMVRVAIPGGGPYTASKAAVESLLRSLSRELSARKIRVNGVAPGPVDTDLFRAGKDEAAIARSAGMSPFNRVGQPEEVAEVVAFLASDKASWVHGQIIQPNGGMV